The sequence GAATAGAAGGTGAGGAAGCTGAAAAACACAATCATGGCCAGCAGCAGCCACAAGGTCCACCTTACCTGAAAGCCCAGCAGCAGAAAGAGCCCCAGCACAATTTCGGCTCCGCAAAGCACAATGGCAAGCAGGAGCGAGTGGTGGGCAAAGAATTCCCACATGGGCTTGAAACTGCTTTCGGGCGCGGGAGTTTTGGCTGCAGCATTGGCGGCCTGCTCTTCCTTCACACACGGAATACCGGCTTTGGCATCGCCCGCCACTTTCATATCGCAGCTGAAACCGGCGCCAAACACCTCAAAATATTCTTCCAGCTTGTAGCTGAAGCCCACCGGATCATTGGCCTTAATAAATCCCGAAAAAATAAACAGCCCGCCCACCGCCAGCCGCGCCAGCTGCGTAAGAATGGGCACACGACCGAAGATCATGTCGAGATTTACAATGAGCACCAGTCCAAGCAGCACCAGACCGAGTGTAATCCGGTTGAAGCAGGGCGGGCAAATGAAAAAGAGAATTGCGGCGATGAATACCGACACGCCTAAGCGAAACCAGCGGGATTTGAGCAGGTTCATAGTGTTCCTTCTGAGAAGCGGATGAGTACGAAAATAGAATAATTGATGATATCGAAGTAGTTTCCGTCCACACCTTCCGAAATAAGAGTGCTGCCGTTGTTATCTTCGATCTGTTTGATCCGCAATAATTTTGCCAAAATCAGATCGGTGAGCGAACTAATTCGCATTTCGCGCCAGGCTTCGCCGTAATCGTGGTTTTTATCTTCCATGAGGGCTTTTGCCTGTGCGGCGTATTTATCGTAAAGGGCGTTGGCTTCGGCTTCGGGCAGGTCGAGGCGGGTGTCGGCGGCCAGTTCGAGCTGAATGAGGGCCATGATGCTGTAATTAACCAGCGCCACAAACTCGCCCCGCACATCGTCAGCTATTTTTTGCGTGCCTTTTTCCTGTATGGTGCGCACGCGGCGGGCTTTGATGAAAAGCTGGTCGGTGAGCGAACTCGGACGGAACACCCGCCAGGCCGTGCCGTAATCGCGCAGCTTTTTGGCGTAGATGTCGCGGCAGATGGCTATACTTGCGTCGTATTGTTGCGACGTGTTTG comes from Bacteroidota bacterium and encodes:
- a CDS encoding DUF1599 domain-containing protein, which encodes MSNTSQQYDASIAICRDIYAKKLRDYGTAWRVFRPSSLTDQLFIKARRVRTIQEKGTQKIADDVRGEFVALVNYSIMALIQLELAADTRLDLPEAEANALYDKYAAQAKALMEDKNHDYGEAWREMRISSLTDLILAKLLRIKQIEDNNGSTLISEGVDGNYFDIINYSIFVLIRFSEGTL